The genomic segment attttgtgttttcatgttacaTATTCTCAAATGAATGAGTTTGATGTGTTATATAACTGCACAGGCAGTATGAGATATAGGGTTAATGTGGGCCCAGCACTGATTTTTTGTCTTGGGCCTCAAGCAGTTTAAATCAGCCATGTTTATTGGGAAGTTTTAGGGAACAAGGAAGTGAAAAAGTCAGTGTTGGAAAGTTAATGAgataatttctttaaaaactgaGGTTCTTTactgtttctattttctgctgcttcataCTTGTACTCTGCCAAACATCAgaaggaaatattgtacttttttttacaAAGTTACTCATTACTTTAATGTTACATTAATGTTATATTGTTTTCTGCCCAAAATATTTGATGAACCTATAAATTATGATTGCTTTTTAAAGACTGAACATCCCATTGTTATGTAAGGTATTTAAAATAGGCTGAATCTTTATCAACTTAGAGAAAAAAATTGTTACACATTTATGCGTCAGTGCtgtgaaataataattcaatgtaataatgaaacactgacaacagacaCTCAGCTGCTTAATAACGTTCTTAAagctttaagtacattttgctgataacactcctgtagttttacatttttatatatgtcttactttaactttaactcaATTTGCAGAGCCTTATTCTAAACTGTGTGTATTGTTGTAGTGTGGCGTGCCCATCCACCTTCAAGACCACAACTATTTCAAGATCAGAAGAACCTCTGCACACCACAGACCCAGCCGCAACTGCTGCAGGGACATCGAGGTTAGACATGTGGAcggaaagaatgaaaaaaacaaattgttcactcattcactgtttcctttcattttctgtttcatttctattATGAGAAAAAATGAAGTTAATTAGTCCTCTGTAGCTCTTTCTCTtgtgagactgaaaaaaaattgCTGTTAATAAGTATCAAGTTTTCCAGAGCCTGACATCCTCTCATGTCCTGCTGAACTTCCCCAGGTGCGGAATTCCACCCCGCAGCCCCAGCACTCTGCTAGCACCTCGAGACTTCCACAGAAGAGGAAGCGGAGCTCCAAGCCCTGTCCTTCGGCACCTCCTACTGAAGCCTCAGGGAAGTTGGATCCCGTCCCCAGGCCTGTGTCTCCCATCTCACCTGCTGACCTTCCAGCGGTCTCCACTCTGCCACCCAGGCCTCAGCCCTCCACTGCTGATAACCAGCTTACCTCCACTGCTGTGTGCCCTGACAGTCCTCTGAGAATACACAACCGCTCAGTAGAGGACTATCAAAAGATCTATTGTGACGTGGTTGAAGATATGCTCAggtatgtttgtgttaaaaatttttgtcactctttcaatcagatcattttcacattcatcaaATTACTCAAAAATCTCAGTTGTTCAGTATCCTTATTATTCAATTTCTGTTTCTTCCACCCCTCACAGATACAAGAGTGGCCGGCCTCGTCCGTACAGTCTGGAGCTTGGACGTCGGATCAAGCAGAAGCTCTGGGAGAGCCTGAACCACCCTACGATTTCGACGTCAGCCAACGAAGACGGACAGGTGCATGTGGATGTGTCATATGGGGCTGGAGTCTATCCTCCCCTTTatgatgttgacatttctgGAGAACCAGAACCTGGACGGGCACCAGCAAAGAGAGCTAAGAACTGAAACTGCTCTCAAAGTAGTTTGAAGACTGTGAACAATGACATATTGGCACAGTCAAATGTAAATAGTTCGTGTATAATAGTTAATAGTTAAGTTAAGTTAATAGTTAAGTGTTAAGTGTTAAGTATTAAGAAATAGTAGTTTTTAGTAACAAGCGAAAAAGTGCCTGCCTGAACCTCAACCAAACACAACCTaccatcatttaaaaaaacacaaagaaccTCTGCAAGCCAGCTTCAGCCTCCACCTGTAGCTTCAGACATATCTCCACCTAAAACGTCTGGAAGCTTACTAAActgcctccctccatcctccaccgACCAACCACCGTCGGACTCAAACTCTGCCTCCTCAATCCACCAGCCATCTGCTGCTctagcctccacctgcagacagcagacagctgacaACATGCTCTACCCACTACCAGTTCTCTTTTGCCAAACTTCATCTCCAGCCTCTGCAAGCCAGCTGAAGCACCATATTTCATCCTCCACCTACAGCTTCAGCCTCCACCTGTAGCTTCAGACATATCTCCACCTAAAACGTCTGGAAGCTTACTAAActgcctccctccatcctccaccgACCAACCACCGTCGGACAAACTCTGCCTCCTCAATCCAACAGCCATCTGCTGCTctagcctccacctgcagacagcagacagctgacaACAGACAGACTTGCCAAACTCCACCTCTAGCCTCTGCAAGCCAACTGAAATGCCACACTCCATCCTCCACCCATGGCATCAGCCTCCAGCGGTAGCTACAGACGTATCTCCACCTAAAACGTTTGGTAGCTAATCTGCCTACATCCTGATGTGTAGAGACAGCTGGAATCTTGAATCCTCCACCCAGAGGGTTGGGCTGAGGCTGTCTACTAGAAACCTACAGTATCATCTCCACCTGAAGATTCCTGCAGACAGCTTTATCCCGATCCTCCATCTGCATCTCACAGTTGGATTCCTCTCCATGCTTCAACTACACATGTAAGTggaattaaagctgcgagcagcgttgaacgggccctcgcacccggcgcccgtcgggggagcggcgaccgcgggaccccggcaaccgcggggtcaacgcaggtcgcagggcacacgctggcgtaacagttcacacttccgagatgtaaaaattttaaataaaagcttttatgctaattattttctgtgataatatttttcagagctcatcatctgtgacagctcttggctctcctgactgtaacctctctgtggcagcttctcacagactcaatcaactcctcttcccctcccccctcaaacacaaacacaaacacaaacacacacacacacacagataccccctcccaaaaggagataaaactcagttttaacttgagtttacaagctttgagctttgagcaaaagcatttttttgcaagttctgttattgggtgcatatataaatcatttatgcttaaacaagggttataatgaagttatttgaacagtgaatatctcatctgcctaaagtcagggcgaagccactaaccagctgtagggatgggtatcattaggattttatctttatccatacagacccctatcagtccagctcagactgttactggtttaagagagtgaagtttatagcaatttgcaaaatttggagattagtgacaaactaaccagttagactacatacagacaagctttcattttagctgttagtaacagtttgccatgagcttaaccagcgtgctgtgcttcgtgttaaacatgtcatgagactgtggacaacgtttgagccagctttgacatctgcagatatgagtttctgaagaggggcctgctgaggttagatgtgctgaataatatccattttcatatcagaaaaaacactgcattaaacattgtcttagctcactgagctgaggtcaacaggtaatataaccaacctgtgaggtggctcacccccgtaagataaacacataaatgatccctgatagaaccgataattaaaggcacatcagtgacagggaatgctattaaaactaaactataaactggtgacattaactgcaaaagaagatttttattgatacatttcaggtagaatttagttttcaataaggaaaatgctgtaagaaacctgaatttgttgcaacaaatttaaaataaaagcttttatgctaattattttctgtgataatatttttcagagctcatcatctgtgacagctcttggctctcctgactgtaacctccctgtggcagcttctcacagactcaatcaactcctcttcccctcccccctcaaacacacacacacagacacacacacacagagacccccttccaaaaacccatcaaagagtaatacaatggctccatctgtaggataaagtagagagtcgcaacaggaagttaccccaaaatctgaggtttcaaacaggaagttgggtttccgaactttgacgggtcagaaccggcacacgcttcgacccaaactcacaattttcggaggacttcttccaaaaattgtcaaggaggggctgacaacatttgaagtgaatctggtcacccgtctagaaactggacatcacactataaaatatgtcatttcctgctataaataggtggtgctacaacaattgtatgaatattgacatatggatgtgtgcagataggtaccattaacaatcctgtaaagtttgatgcagtttggacaaagtatggccgaaatatagcaaaaataaagcaacttcctgtttcgtggcgagtaatcgaactttgaggggccataacttccacgcccttcaacaaaaactcaaaatctgccgcaatttaacatcgtctatgtcttaagaacatactattaagttttgaagtcaatcggataatgcgtctaggactagttcgcgttcaagcgacccctggaaatggccaaaaacacacaattttttcaccttccggtcaaaataaaaatactttctgttgggtttagaatatggctccaagagactttttggtgcgtcatgggatgttacatatgtgtgcagattttcagatttttaggcgcaacgggcttgaggggctgttccgtttaaaaatgtaggtggcgctaccgagggcattttaccacgcccatgctcaagacccctaaattattaaatttttcgccgtgcctgacgcgtctgcaaattttggtaagttttcacgcatgttaaggccctcaaaaagccgatctaagaggcggaaaaagaagaaaaaaaataataataataataattaaagctgcgagcagcgttgaacgggccctcgcacccggcgcccgtcgggggagcggcgaccgcgggaccccggcaaccgcggggtcaacgcaggtcgcagggcacacgctggcgtaacagttcacacttcccagatgttaaaattttaaataaaagcttttacgctaattattttctgtgataatatttttcagagctcatcatctgtgacagctcttggctctcttgactgtaacctctctgtggcagcttctcacagactcaatcaactcctcttcccctccccctcaaacacaaacacaaacacacccacacacacacacacaaacacacagagaaataccccctcccaaaaggagataaaactcagttttaacttgagtttacaagctttgagctttgagcaaaagcatttttttaagttctgttattgggtgcatatataaatcatttatgcttaaacaaggcttataatgaagttatttgaacagtgaatatctcatctgcctaaagtcagggcgaagccactaaccagctgtagggatgggtatcattaggattttatctttatccatacagacccctatcagtccagctcagactgttactggtttaagagagtgaagtttatagcaatttgcaaaatttggagattagtgacaaactaaccagttagactacatacagacaagctttcattttagctgttagtaacagtttgccatgagcttaaccagcgtgctgtgcttcctgttaaacatgtcatgagactgtggacaacgctgaaaatattactttactaactactggccaaacaggcgctttg from the Lates calcarifer isolate ASB-BC8 unplaced genomic scaffold, TLL_Latcal_v3 _unitig_6_quiver_1631, whole genome shotgun sequence genome contains:
- the LOC108879674 gene encoding uncharacterized protein LOC108879674, whose translation is MKRQNTRCGVPIHLQDHNYFKIRRTSAHHRPSRNCCRDIEVRNSTPQPQHSASTSRLPQKRKRSSKPCPSAPPTEASGKLDPVPRPVSPISPADLPAVSTLPPRPQPSTADNQLTSTAVCPDSPLRIHNRSVEDYQKIYCDVVEDMLRYVCVKNFCHSFNQIIFTFIKLLKNLSCSVSLLFNFCFFHPSQIQEWPASSVQSGAWTSDQAEALGEPEPPYDFDVSQRRRTGACGCVIWGWSLSSPL